A stretch of Carnobacterium iners DNA encodes these proteins:
- the pflB gene encoding formate C-acetyltransferase has translation MEQWVKFKGKVWQQEIDVRDFIQQNFSQYNGTDEFLAGPTEATSALWEQVMDLNKQEREAGGVLDMDTKVVSTITSHAAGYLNKELEQIVGFQTEKPFKRGLQPFGGIRMSELSAEAYGFEIDPEVSHVFRDYRKTHNQGVFDAYTPEIRAARRSGIITGLPDAYGRGRIIGDYRRVALYGIDRLITEKKHDLSITGYGTMSETIIRDREEINEQIRALAELKELGNIYGFDIARPANNATEAFQWLYLGYLAAVKEQNGAAMSLGRTSTFLDIYIERDLTAGTLTEEQAQEIVDHFVMKLRLVKFSRTPEYNDLFSGDPTWVTEAIGGISEDGRHLVTKSSYRFLHTLTNLGPAPEPNLTVLWSTRLPENFKKFCAKVSIESSAIQYENDDVMRLEWGDDYGIACCVSAMRIGKQMQFFGARANLAKTLLYAINGGVDEKSKAQVGPKYQPITSEYLDHDEVMEKYDTMMEWIADLYLNTLNIIHFMHDKYSYEKLEMSLHDTDVMRTMATGIAGFSVVIDSLSAIKYAKVKTIRDENGLVMDYEIEGDYPKFGNNDDRADEIGIWLLKTFMAKVKKHPTYRGAKHTTSILTITSNVVYGKKTGNTPDGRRAGEPFAPGANPMHGRDTHGALASLNSVAKIPYKYSLDGISNTFSIIPKALGKEDDVQQSNLASMLDGYVKKGGHHLNVNVFNRETLLDAMDHPEDYPQLTIRVSGYAVNFIKLTREQQMDVINRTMHESM, from the coding sequence ATGGAGCAATGGGTAAAATTTAAAGGTAAAGTATGGCAACAGGAAATCGACGTTCGTGATTTTATTCAACAAAACTTTAGTCAGTATAACGGTACAGATGAATTCTTAGCAGGTCCTACTGAGGCAACTTCAGCACTTTGGGAACAAGTAATGGATTTAAATAAACAAGAACGTGAAGCAGGCGGAGTATTGGATATGGATACAAAAGTTGTATCAACAATCACTTCTCATGCAGCTGGCTATTTAAATAAGGAATTGGAACAAATTGTAGGATTCCAAACTGAAAAACCATTTAAACGTGGATTACAACCATTTGGCGGTATCCGCATGAGTGAGCTATCTGCTGAAGCATATGGTTTTGAAATAGATCCAGAAGTTTCACACGTTTTTCGTGATTATCGTAAAACTCATAACCAAGGCGTTTTCGATGCTTACACTCCTGAAATCCGTGCTGCTCGTCGCAGTGGTATCATTACTGGTTTACCAGATGCATATGGCCGCGGCCGTATTATTGGTGATTACCGCCGTGTAGCTTTATATGGAATAGATCGTTTAATTACAGAAAAGAAACATGACTTATCTATTACTGGTTACGGTACAATGAGCGAAACAATTATCAGAGACCGTGAAGAAATCAATGAGCAAATTCGTGCTTTAGCAGAATTAAAAGAACTAGGAAATATTTACGGCTTTGATATTGCACGACCAGCAAACAATGCAACAGAAGCTTTCCAATGGTTATATCTTGGTTATTTAGCAGCTGTAAAAGAACAAAATGGAGCAGCTATGTCTTTAGGCCGCACGTCAACTTTCTTAGATATTTATATTGAAAGAGATTTAACAGCTGGAACGTTAACAGAAGAACAAGCTCAAGAAATTGTTGATCACTTTGTTATGAAACTTCGTTTAGTTAAATTCTCTCGCACACCTGAATACAATGACTTATTCTCTGGCGATCCAACATGGGTAACAGAAGCAATTGGCGGGATTAGTGAAGACGGACGCCATTTAGTAACGAAAAGTAGTTATCGCTTCTTACACACATTGACTAACTTAGGACCTGCACCAGAGCCAAACTTGACTGTATTATGGTCAACACGCTTGCCTGAAAACTTTAAAAAGTTCTGCGCAAAAGTTTCTATCGAGTCTAGCGCAATTCAATATGAAAATGACGATGTTATGCGCCTTGAGTGGGGCGATGATTACGGAATCGCTTGTTGTGTTTCTGCAATGCGCATTGGTAAACAAATGCAATTCTTCGGTGCTCGTGCTAACTTAGCGAAAACATTGCTATATGCTATTAACGGTGGAGTAGATGAGAAATCTAAAGCACAAGTAGGGCCTAAATATCAACCAATTACTTCAGAATATTTAGACCATGATGAAGTAATGGAAAAATACGACACTATGATGGAATGGATTGCTGACTTGTATTTAAATACATTAAATATCATTCACTTCATGCATGACAAATATTCTTACGAGAAATTAGAAATGTCACTACATGATACTGATGTAATGCGTACAATGGCCACAGGGATTGCTGGTTTCTCAGTTGTTATTGACTCTTTGTCAGCAATTAAATACGCTAAAGTTAAAACAATCAGAGATGAAAATGGTTTAGTTATGGACTACGAAATTGAAGGCGATTATCCTAAATTTGGAAATAACGACGATCGTGCAGACGAAATTGGCATCTGGTTATTAAAAACATTTATGGCGAAAGTTAAAAAGCACCCAACTTATCGTGGAGCAAAGCATACAACATCTATTCTTACAATTACATCAAACGTTGTTTATGGTAAAAAAACAGGTAATACTCCTGATGGTCGTCGTGCAGGCGAACCTTTCGCTCCTGGAGCAAACCCAATGCATGGCAGAGATACACATGGAGCACTAGCAAGTCTGAACTCTGTAGCAAAAATACCTTACAAATATTCATTAGATGGTATTTCAAATACATTCTCTATTATTCCAAAAGCTTTAGGTAAAGAAGATGACGTACAACAATCTAATCTAGCTAGCATGCTCGACGGCTATGTTAAAAAAGGTGGACATCATTTAAACGTAAACGTATTTAACCGCGAAACATTGTTAGATGCTATGGATCACCCAGAAGATTACCCACAATTAACCATTCGTGTATCTGGTTATGCTGTTAACTTCATTAAATTAACACGTGAGCAACAAATGGATGTTATTAATCGTACAATGCATGAAAGTATGTAA
- the pflA gene encoding pyruvate formate-lyase-activating protein, which translates to MSDSAIGYVHSTESFGSVDGPGIRFIAFMQGCRMRCEFCHNPDTWNMGGGTPYTSDELLEEALAYREYWGEEGGITVSGGEPLLHIDFLIELFKKAKAEGVHTTVDTCGQPFTYDEPFFSRFEELMSYTDLLLFDVKHIDDEKHKKLTMMSNKNILDMARYLSDIGKPVWIRHVLVPERSDFDEDLIRLNKFIESLNNVVKVEILPYHKLGVYKYEALKIPYKLEGIETPTTERVENAKRLLNTDRYTAYKTM; encoded by the coding sequence ATGTCTGATTCAGCTATCGGCTATGTACACTCAACTGAAAGTTTTGGTTCAGTTGATGGTCCAGGAATTCGTTTTATCGCATTTATGCAAGGATGTCGTATGAGGTGTGAATTCTGCCATAATCCAGATACTTGGAATATGGGCGGAGGAACACCCTATACTTCAGACGAATTACTGGAAGAAGCATTAGCTTACCGGGAATATTGGGGAGAAGAAGGGGGTATCACAGTTAGTGGTGGCGAGCCGCTTTTGCACATTGATTTCTTAATAGAATTATTCAAAAAAGCAAAAGCCGAGGGTGTACACACAACAGTAGATACTTGCGGCCAGCCATTCACTTATGATGAACCTTTCTTTAGCCGTTTTGAGGAATTAATGAGTTATACAGATTTATTATTATTTGATGTGAAACACATTGACGATGAAAAGCATAAAAAATTGACAATGATGTCAAATAAGAATATATTAGATATGGCTCGTTATTTATCAGATATTGGCAAGCCAGTCTGGATTAGACATGTTTTGGTTCCAGAACGTTCTGACTTTGATGAAGATTTAATAAGATTAAATAAATTTATTGAATCGTTGAATAATGTTGTAAAAGTTGAAATTTTACCTTATCATAAGTTGGGCGTCTATAAATATGAAGCCTTAAAAATACCTTACAAACTAGAGGGAATTGAAACACCAACTACAGAACGGGTAGAAAACGCTAAACGATTATTAAATACAGATCGATATACCGCTTACAAAACAATGTAA
- a CDS encoding LysR family transcriptional regulator: MSQEKNKMFSSKALDYFLQIAKTMNYTKAAQILGISQPALTQQIKKIEKKIGAPLFYSSGKKLHLTDVGYLFLQMAHSVNTIFDNTANKIQKTISSNSGEIKIGLLSSIEDKVFTEFISTYYKKNPDIKVTLYKLNRGDIWNNLENNSLDLAIMYLPDYKIENWQSYVSKKIIEEELMFLNHKAEEFNRDSIKLNETNDEKWTIYPDTYYINELLREEFKNQLTNLPSISAYLTTPEQLYRFSKTTKTYTALPRSFIETKTVGAETKVLSFNPQILFQLSYVYRLDKEQVPRVIDFLDFFTIYLEEENYYSRLKKKFSE; the protein is encoded by the coding sequence ATGAGTCAAGAAAAAAATAAAATGTTTTCTTCAAAAGCACTAGATTATTTTTTGCAAATTGCCAAAACAATGAACTACACCAAAGCAGCTCAAATCTTAGGTATTTCTCAACCTGCTTTAACGCAACAAATAAAAAAAATTGAAAAAAAGATAGGTGCTCCTTTATTTTATTCAAGTGGAAAGAAGCTGCACTTAACAGATGTTGGTTATTTGTTTTTACAAATGGCTCATTCTGTGAATACTATTTTTGACAATACAGCCAATAAAATTCAAAAGACCATTAGTTCGAACAGTGGTGAAATAAAAATAGGTTTATTATCATCGATAGAGGATAAAGTATTTACTGAGTTTATTAGTACTTATTATAAAAAAAATCCAGATATAAAAGTAACGTTATACAAGTTAAATCGTGGTGATATTTGGAACAATTTAGAAAATAATTCACTAGATTTAGCTATTATGTACTTACCAGATTATAAAATAGAAAATTGGCAGTCGTACGTGAGTAAAAAAATAATAGAGGAAGAGTTAATGTTTTTAAATCATAAAGCAGAAGAATTTAATCGAGACTCTATAAAGCTTAATGAAACTAATGACGAAAAGTGGACTATTTACCCGGATACATATTATATTAACGAATTACTAAGAGAAGAATTTAAAAACCAATTGACAAATTTACCATCTATTTCAGCTTATTTAACGACTCCAGAACAGCTTTACCGCTTTAGTAAGACAACTAAAACCTATACTGCATTACCACGTTCTTTTATCGAAACGAAGACGGTAGGGGCAGAAACTAAGGTACTGAGCTTTAATCCGCAAATACTTTTCCAGTTGTCTTATGTTTATCGACTTGATAAGGAACAAGTCCCGCGGGTTATTGATTTTTTAGATTTTTTTACCATTTATTTAGAAGAAGAAAATTATTATAGTAGACTAAAAAAGAAATTTAGTGAATAA
- a CDS encoding manganese-dependent inorganic pyrophosphatase, with protein sequence MSKILIFGHKNPDTDAIASAISFAYLQNKLGTDSEAVSLGVVTEETQYALNQFNFKAPRVIETAVNETTQVMLVDHNEAQQSVSDISEVEVLAVVDHHRVANFETTNPLYYRAEPVGCTNTIILKLFKENSIAIPKGLAGLMLSAIISDTLLFKSPTCTSEDIKAANELAELAEVDLNIYGLNLLKAGTNLSDKSAVELLDMDAKSFPMGEKNVRVAQVNVVDVNDVFSKQAELEITMAELSAVNQYDLFILVVTNILDSDSVILATGNPIKAVEEAFNITLENNKATLKGVVSRKKQIVPQLTKELSK encoded by the coding sequence ATGAGTAAAATTTTAATTTTCGGCCATAAAAATCCAGATACAGATGCAATTGCATCTGCTATTTCGTTTGCCTATTTACAAAATAAGTTAGGTACAGATTCTGAAGCGGTTTCATTAGGTGTAGTTACTGAAGAAACACAATACGCTTTAAATCAGTTTAATTTTAAAGCACCACGCGTGATAGAAACAGCAGTAAATGAAACAACTCAAGTTATGTTAGTGGATCACAACGAAGCACAACAAAGTGTATCAGACATCAGTGAGGTAGAAGTACTAGCTGTAGTAGATCACCATAGAGTTGCAAACTTCGAAACAACTAATCCGTTGTATTATCGAGCTGAGCCTGTAGGGTGTACGAATACGATCATCTTAAAATTATTTAAAGAAAACAGCATTGCTATTCCAAAAGGTTTAGCAGGATTAATGTTATCTGCTATTATTTCGGATACCTTGTTATTTAAATCCCCAACTTGTACTAGTGAAGATATCAAAGCAGCTAATGAATTAGCTGAACTTGCAGAAGTAGATTTAAACATTTATGGATTAAATTTACTTAAGGCTGGAACAAACCTTAGCGATAAGTCTGCAGTTGAATTATTAGACATGGATGCAAAAAGTTTCCCAATGGGAGAAAAAAATGTGCGTGTCGCTCAAGTTAATGTTGTTGACGTAAATGACGTATTTTCTAAACAAGCAGAATTAGAAATAACTATGGCAGAGTTAAGTGCAGTAAATCAGTATGATTTATTCATCTTAGTCGTAACCAATATATTAGATAGTGATTCAGTTATTTTAGCAACAGGGAATCCAATTAAAGCAGTAGAAGAAGCATTTAATATAACACTGGAAAATAATAAAGCGACTTTAAAAGGTGTTGTTTCAAGAAAGAAACAAATTGTACCACAATTAACAAAAGAATTGAGTAAATAG
- a CDS encoding YcjF family protein, with the protein MKKMAKNFNIVDDIMNKTENELKSIKPISILLIGKTGVGKSTLINSVFRENLAETGIGRPITKHLRRVTKDGVPVVLYDTRGLELNNETQKKVLKEIFDTISEGKKNTSNEEIHLVYYCINANSSRIEPLELDLIEKLSTKIPVVVILTQSIGDQSKEFRQYIENLNLPIYGVVNVMAQELVISNEVSIMPFGLKKLIEMSFQIIPEEQKRAFNNAQQVDIERKAKSARSWASKYIATSFGVGFMPIPFSDASVLVPMQLTLLAHITAIFGISMDKATITSMLAAVGGTGGATYAGRYIVSNVIKFIPGVGTIVGGVISGATASIMTTALALSYIEVLTVIAKGEKDGKYPDLKNIEKLMKEKFENRLKKSKKTPENEEEVSEEKKSKWKFWK; encoded by the coding sequence ATGAAAAAAATGGCTAAGAATTTTAATATTGTAGATGATATTATGAATAAAACAGAAAACGAACTAAAGAGCATAAAACCCATCAGTATTTTATTAATTGGTAAAACTGGCGTTGGGAAAAGTACGCTAATTAATAGCGTTTTTCGTGAAAATCTAGCTGAAACCGGGATTGGTCGTCCTATTACTAAACACTTAAGAAGGGTAACAAAAGATGGCGTACCAGTTGTCTTATACGATACACGAGGTTTAGAACTAAATAACGAAACACAAAAAAAGGTATTAAAAGAAATTTTTGATACGATATCAGAAGGCAAAAAGAATACTTCTAATGAAGAAATTCACCTTGTCTACTATTGTATAAATGCAAATTCTTCAAGAATAGAACCGTTAGAATTAGACCTAATCGAAAAATTAAGCACTAAAATACCAGTAGTAGTCATATTAACTCAATCTATTGGAGACCAATCAAAAGAATTTAGGCAGTATATCGAAAATTTAAACTTACCCATTTATGGAGTAGTAAATGTCATGGCACAAGAACTTGTTATATCAAATGAGGTTTCAATCATGCCATTCGGATTGAAAAAACTTATCGAAATGAGCTTTCAAATCATTCCAGAGGAACAAAAAAGAGCTTTTAATAACGCCCAACAAGTAGATATTGAACGGAAAGCAAAATCTGCACGAAGTTGGGCCTCTAAATATATAGCTACCTCTTTCGGAGTAGGCTTTATGCCAATTCCTTTCTCAGATGCTTCAGTGTTAGTCCCAATGCAACTAACTTTGCTAGCTCATATTACAGCAATTTTTGGTATATCAATGGATAAAGCAACGATCACAAGTATGCTAGCTGCAGTTGGAGGAACTGGAGGAGCTACTTACGCCGGCAGGTACATTGTTTCCAATGTTATTAAATTCATCCCAGGTGTAGGAACAATTGTCGGAGGAGTAATCAGTGGAGCCACTGCATCTATTATGACTACAGCTTTAGCATTGAGCTATATAGAGGTCCTAACAGTTATTGCAAAAGGTGAAAAAGATGGGAAATATCCAGATTTAAAAAATATTGAAAAACTTATGAAAGAAAAATTTGAAAATCGTTTAAAAAAATCAAAAAAAACGCCGGAAAATGAAGAAGAAGTTTCTGAAGAGAAAAAAAGCAAGTGGAAATTTTGGAAATGA
- a CDS encoding YrrS family protein, producing the protein MKNANKPTRSNKNGKNRTISRVVTLIISVTIVLMLLIFGVWVLGGGEDKASNESMETFSSDIESTSLPVKEESVEKESSTISSSNKVEKESDEVKNSEKNKEDKEKIKTEKTDPSDDNVTSAVTGNWEPVETKQEGTHTTDYNDGSQDRIEIKQASATATGLSVADMIEWRVENNGNQKAVATISNTQQTKTYRVFLSWIDTKGWQPNKVEQLKVNDQQ; encoded by the coding sequence ATGAAAAATGCTAATAAACCAACGCGCTCTAATAAAAACGGGAAAAACCGTACTATTTCGAGAGTCGTAACCTTGATTATTTCTGTTACAATTGTCCTTATGCTGCTTATCTTTGGTGTGTGGGTACTTGGTGGTGGTGAAGATAAAGCTTCAAATGAATCTATGGAAACTTTTTCAAGTGATATAGAGAGTACCTCTTTACCAGTGAAAGAAGAGTCAGTTGAGAAAGAGTCTTCGACTATTTCTTCATCTAATAAAGTAGAAAAAGAAAGCGACGAAGTGAAAAATAGCGAAAAAAATAAAGAAGATAAAGAAAAGATAAAAACTGAAAAAACAGATCCTTCAGATGATAATGTTACATCAGCTGTTACTGGGAATTGGGAACCGGTAGAAACAAAACAAGAAGGCACACATACAACGGATTATAATGATGGATCACAAGATAGAATAGAGATAAAACAAGCAAGTGCAACTGCTACCGGTCTTTCTGTAGCAGATATGATCGAATGGCGTGTAGAAAATAACGGAAATCAAAAAGCAGTTGCTACAATTTCTAACACCCAGCAAACAAAAACTTATCGTGTCTTTTTAAGTTGGATTGACACTAAAGGATGGCAGCCTAATAAAGTAGAACAACTAAAAGTAAATGACCAACAGTAA
- a CDS encoding diaminopimelate dehydrogenase, with amino-acid sequence MTKNIRIGLVGYGNIGKGVELALDKFPDMEGIAVFTRRNPEELDSKFKAVSLDHILDYKDQIDVLILCGGSATDLPEQGPALAKHFSTVDSYDNHNNIPHYFKEMNTSAKIANQVSIISVGWDPGLFSINRAILESVLPGGETYTFWGKGLSQGHSDAIRRIDGVKAGVQYTIPIEKSLEQVRSGENPELSTREKHERVCYVVTEEQADKKLIEKTIKTMPDYFEPYETTVHFINEETFKKDHKKMPHGGFVIRTATSGNENKQKAEFQLELESNAEFTSSILVAYARAAVKFKQDGKAGAFSVLDVPPAYLSAKTSEQLRKELL; translated from the coding sequence ATGACAAAAAATATTCGTATCGGTTTAGTAGGCTATGGGAATATCGGAAAAGGCGTAGAATTAGCGTTGGATAAATTTCCTGATATGGAAGGGATTGCCGTATTTACCAGACGTAATCCCGAAGAGTTAGATTCTAAATTTAAAGCCGTTAGTTTAGATCATATTCTAGATTATAAAGATCAAATTGATGTTTTAATTTTATGCGGAGGTTCAGCAACAGACTTACCTGAGCAAGGCCCAGCATTAGCAAAACATTTTTCAACAGTTGATAGTTATGATAATCATAATAATATTCCACATTATTTTAAAGAAATGAATACATCAGCTAAAATAGCTAACCAAGTTAGCATTATTTCTGTTGGATGGGACCCTGGTTTATTTTCTATTAACCGTGCTATTTTAGAGTCTGTTCTACCTGGTGGAGAAACATACACGTTCTGGGGTAAAGGTCTGAGTCAAGGTCACTCAGATGCTATTCGTCGCATTGATGGAGTAAAAGCTGGTGTGCAGTATACTATCCCGATTGAAAAATCATTGGAACAAGTTAGAAGTGGTGAAAATCCAGAGCTTTCAACTCGAGAAAAACATGAGCGTGTCTGCTATGTTGTAACCGAAGAACAAGCAGATAAAAAGCTTATTGAAAAAACAATTAAAACGATGCCCGATTATTTCGAACCATATGAGACAACTGTTCATTTCATTAATGAAGAAACATTTAAAAAAGATCATAAAAAAATGCCGCACGGTGGATTTGTTATCCGTACAGCTACTTCAGGCAATGAAAACAAACAAAAAGCTGAATTTCAACTTGAATTAGAAAGCAATGCTGAATTTACCTCTTCTATTTTAGTCGCTTACGCACGAGCTGCAGTTAAATTTAAACAAGATGGAAAAGCTGGTGCTTTTAGTGTCTTAGATGTGCCTCCTGCTTATTTGTCTGCTAAAACTTCTGAACAACTTAGAAAAGAATTGCTTTAA
- a CDS encoding ECF transporter S component: MYQRGRKSYRISILGILSAIILVQNFVPLLGYIPIPPLNPTIIHITVIIAALTLGTKDGMIIGGVWGFSRLIKAFVAPASPLDLLLFTNPIISIVPRILVGFVAGYVFHLLKKRKGKESIAMIISSILASLTNTILVLFFIYIFYKDDYAMALNVDVSSLAKALGAIVLTNGLAEAIAAGIIAPIVARPLKRFKTN, encoded by the coding sequence ATGTATCAAAGAGGTAGAAAATCTTATCGCATCTCTATTCTAGGGATCTTATCAGCTATTATTTTAGTTCAAAACTTTGTTCCACTTTTAGGCTATATTCCTATTCCTCCCTTAAATCCTACAATTATTCACATCACTGTGATTATTGCAGCATTGACTTTAGGAACAAAAGACGGCATGATTATTGGTGGTGTATGGGGATTTAGTCGTTTAATTAAAGCCTTCGTTGCACCGGCTTCACCGTTAGATTTATTGTTATTTACTAATCCAATTATTTCTATCGTTCCGCGTATTCTTGTCGGTTTTGTTGCCGGCTATGTTTTTCATCTTCTCAAAAAGAGAAAAGGAAAAGAATCGATAGCCATGATTATTTCTTCAATCTTAGCTTCTTTAACGAATACTATCTTAGTTTTATTTTTCATTTATATCTTTTATAAAGATGATTATGCTATGGCTTTAAACGTTGATGTATCGAGTTTAGCAAAAGCTTTAGGAGCGATTGTGTTGACTAATGGGCTTGCTGAAGCAATTGCTGCAGGAATTATTGCTCCCATAGTAGCTAGACCGTTAAAACGATTTAAAACAAATTAA
- a CDS encoding LD-carboxypeptidase, with translation MLNAEDKIGLICCSDGKKLEEKPQIEKLIQLLKNEFNLEAVLAPTIYQEGNTIFSGTPRKRAEALMSFYKDQSIKMIFDLSGGDSANSVLTFLDYEQIKASDKAFVGYSDLTVVLNAIFTQTNSIGYNYQLLNLLKNDLQKNLFKLFFMSYSASNPLAYKWLTEPKSIETIVIGGNIRCLLKLAGTPYWPILSDTTLLLEARGGKIEQISCYLDQLEQTGLFQSCTAVLLGQFTTIEKNKQETELITLIRYFAKKYDFSVIKTEQIGHSTNSIPFPIGKTIKFS, from the coding sequence ATGTTAAATGCAGAAGATAAAATTGGATTGATTTGTTGTTCTGATGGAAAGAAGTTAGAAGAGAAACCTCAGATAGAAAAGCTCATTCAACTTTTGAAAAATGAGTTTAATTTAGAAGCAGTTTTAGCTCCAACTATCTACCAAGAAGGTAATACGATTTTTAGCGGAACACCAAGGAAAAGAGCCGAAGCTTTGATGTCGTTTTATAAAGATCAATCAATAAAAATGATTTTTGATTTATCTGGTGGCGATTCAGCTAATAGTGTTTTAACGTTCCTTGATTATGAACAAATTAAAGCATCTGATAAAGCTTTTGTAGGATATAGTGATCTCACTGTCGTACTAAATGCGATTTTTACACAGACAAATTCTATAGGCTATAATTATCAACTACTAAATTTGTTAAAGAATGACTTACAAAAGAATCTCTTTAAGCTTTTTTTCATGAGTTATTCCGCATCCAATCCATTAGCTTATAAGTGGTTAACAGAGCCTAAAAGCATTGAGACTATTGTAATAGGAGGCAATATTCGTTGCTTATTAAAGCTTGCGGGAACCCCTTATTGGCCTATATTATCTGATACGACGTTATTATTAGAAGCAAGAGGAGGAAAAATAGAACAGATAAGCTGTTATTTAGATCAATTAGAGCAGACGGGCCTATTCCAGTCTTGTACGGCCGTTTTATTAGGTCAATTTACGACGATTGAAAAAAATAAGCAAGAAACAGAATTAATCACATTAATTAGGTATTTTGCAAAAAAATACGACTTTTCTGTTATTAAAACAGAGCAAATAGGGCATTCAACGAATTCCATTCCTTTTCCTATTGGGAAAACAATTAAATTTTCTTAA
- a CDS encoding type 1 glutamine amidotransferase domain-containing protein has protein sequence MSLVNKKIIALVSADFEDLELWYPVYRLREAGAIVDLVGEEANKEYIGKYGVPAFSSFSFKEIKKEEYDGILVPGGWSPDKLRRFPEVIDFITYFNEQKKPIGQICHAGWVLISAGILKGVNVTSTPGIKDDMINAGAIWHDIPAITDGHIISSRRPPDLPEYMKHYIAAFKE, from the coding sequence ATGAGCTTAGTAAATAAGAAAATTATTGCATTGGTAAGTGCCGACTTTGAGGATTTAGAACTATGGTATCCGGTTTACCGCTTGCGAGAAGCTGGCGCAATTGTTGATTTAGTTGGTGAAGAAGCCAATAAAGAATATATCGGTAAGTATGGTGTTCCTGCGTTTTCTTCTTTTAGTTTTAAAGAAATAAAAAAAGAAGAATATGATGGTATTTTAGTACCTGGAGGCTGGTCACCAGATAAGTTAAGACGTTTTCCTGAAGTCATTGATTTTATAACTTATTTTAATGAACAAAAGAAACCAATTGGCCAAATTTGTCATGCAGGCTGGGTTTTAATTTCTGCCGGTATATTAAAAGGTGTGAATGTGACAAGTACGCCTGGTATAAAAGATGATATGATTAATGCAGGAGCAATTTGGCATGATATTCCAGCGATTACAGATGGACATATTATATCAAGTCGTAGGCCACCAGACTTACCTGAATACATGAAACATTATATTGCTGCTTTTAAAGAATAA
- a CDS encoding MarR family winged helix-turn-helix transcriptional regulator codes for MNEEISARELVNQLDEFQKLYSIIERTILKKNQLNASSFSIMSQLIDQPLTLKQLTSLFSLDKSTLSRQVNELVRQGFILKETGTDKRVFYLNTSKEAKQLINAIQYEIEFYIYDLFKLWPNDEKRLLMVLLGRMNRRIRLTNELKVN; via the coding sequence ATGAATGAAGAGATTTCTGCCCGTGAACTAGTTAATCAATTAGATGAATTCCAAAAACTTTATTCAATAATAGAGAGAACTATTTTAAAAAAGAATCAATTAAACGCTTCTTCTTTTTCTATTATGAGTCAACTTATTGACCAGCCCTTAACTTTAAAACAATTAACCAGTCTTTTTTCATTAGATAAATCAACTTTGAGCAGACAAGTTAATGAACTTGTCCGTCAAGGATTTATCTTAAAAGAAACAGGAACAGATAAACGAGTCTTTTATTTGAATACCTCAAAAGAAGCCAAACAGCTAATTAATGCTATCCAATATGAGATAGAATTTTATATTTATGACTTATTTAAATTATGGCCGAACGATGAAAAGAGATTATTAATGGTTCTTTTAGGCCGAATGAATCGACGCATACGCTTGACGAATGAATTAAAAGTTAACTAA